TACCTTTTAAAATACCTTGATCATCGATCACTGGAATGTGGCGAATATTTTTTTCACGCATCAAGTCGTGCACTTCTTTAATAGTTGATTGATAGTGCACAGCGAATGGATCGGCAGTCATGAGATCAGAAACAATATGAAGCATATTAAACAGTCCTAATTTGGATCAATGAATAAACTTATAACTCATTTTATTCGAGCTTGCTTAAATTGAGATCAAAGTTTTACTTTTTTGCAATGCTTGGCATAGGAGCGCCAGCATGTTTTGCTAATTGGATATAGCGACTGCGAACAATTTGTGAAACGGGCACGAGTTCAAAGCCTTGTTCTAATAGTTGCGGGATTTGCTCATGTAAAAACGCGACGGTTTCAGGGTAAGGGTGTGCGATGAGTATCGATTGGCCAGTTCGCAAAGCGATATTTTTGGCTTCAGCCAACTGCTGAGATAAGTAAGTGTCTTGTTTCTCATTATCTAAAAAAACTTGGCGAGCAATATTAGGAACACCATATAAATCAGCTACAGTCTGTGCCTGCGACTCCTTTGTCGTTCGGCTATCAAGAAAATATAAACCGCGTTTACGTAATATTTCCATCGTCCATTTCATCGGATCGCTATATTGAGTTAATGCAGATCCCATATGATTATTGATGCCACTTACTTGAGGTAAGCTTGCTAGTGCGTGCCCCAATGTCATTTGAAGTGTTTGCTTATCCATGTCTAGGGTGAGTGCGCCAGGGCCGAGGGCTTTGTCTTCAATCGCTTGCATCGGTACATGCAAAAGTAACTCTTTACTTTGTTGGCTGGCAAGGTATGCAAATTTTTGGGAATAGGGGGTGTGCGGCAAAATAGCAAAAGTTAGCTCACCGGGCAGAGATAGTAAATTGAGATCGCGCTGGTGGTTTCCCACATCATCGATCACAATGGCAATTTGTTTAGCTTGCAAAGG
The Pseudoalteromonas phenolica genome window above contains:
- a CDS encoding divergent polysaccharide deacetylase family protein, with protein sequence MRSLLWLLLSALYLALPLQAKQIAIVIDDVGNHQRDLNLLSLPGELTFAILPHTPYSQKFAYLASQQSKELLLHVPMQAIEDKALGPGALTLDMDKQTLQMTLGHALASLPQVSGINNHMGSALTQYSDPMKWTMEILRKRGLYFLDSRTTKESQAQTVADLYGVPNIARQVFLDNEKQDTYLSQQLAEAKNIALRTGQSILIAHPYPETVAFLHEQIPQLLEQGFELVPVSQIVRSRYIQLAKHAGAPMPSIAKK